One genomic segment of Devosia sp. includes these proteins:
- the dapA gene encoding 4-hydroxy-tetrahydrodipicolinate synthase, producing MTPFRDDRLDLDAFGHFVEWQLSEGTQGVVPVGTTGETPTVSHQEHHALVEAAVRIVAGRAPVIAGAGSNSTAEAIELTRFAEKAGADGILSTVPYYNKPNQAGIFEHFRRIAEATALPVVLYTVPGRTVVDIDVETVCRLRDACPNIVGVKDATGDMEKVSFERLLLDEDFALLSGDDTSALGFNAYGGDGAISVTSNVAPRLCAQMQAACAAGEFALALQIERKLTRLHKSLFVEPNPAGVKYAASRLGLMRNELRSPLVPVSQATAALIDAAMEAAGLTTV from the coding sequence CTGACCCCCTTCCGAGATGACCGGCTTGACCTCGATGCTTTTGGCCATTTTGTCGAGTGGCAGTTGTCCGAGGGCACACAGGGTGTCGTTCCCGTCGGTACGACCGGTGAAACGCCAACGGTCTCCCATCAGGAACATCATGCCCTTGTCGAGGCTGCGGTGAGGATAGTAGCTGGGCGCGCCCCGGTAATTGCCGGTGCCGGATCGAATTCCACGGCCGAGGCCATTGAGTTGACCCGTTTTGCCGAAAAGGCCGGGGCGGATGGCATCCTCAGCACCGTTCCCTACTACAACAAGCCGAACCAAGCCGGCATTTTCGAGCATTTCCGGCGCATCGCAGAGGCGACTGCGTTGCCAGTCGTGCTGTACACGGTGCCGGGCCGCACCGTTGTAGACATTGACGTCGAGACTGTTTGCCGCTTGCGCGATGCCTGTCCCAATATCGTGGGGGTCAAGGATGCGACCGGCGACATGGAAAAGGTCTCATTCGAGCGGCTGCTTCTGGACGAGGATTTTGCGTTGCTTTCCGGCGACGACACTTCGGCCCTGGGATTCAATGCGTATGGCGGCGACGGCGCAATTTCGGTCACCTCGAATGTGGCGCCAAGACTTTGCGCCCAGATGCAAGCGGCTTGTGCCGCTGGAGAATTCGCCTTGGCACTGCAGATCGAACGTAAGCTCACCAGACTGCACAAGTCACTGTTCGTCGAGCCGAACCCCGCAGGCGTGAAATACGCCGCTTCGCGTCTCGGGCTAATGCGCAACGAATTGCGATCGCCTCTGGTGCCTGTGTCTCAGGCCACCGCAGCACTCATTGACGCCGCAATGGAAGCGGCAGGGCTCACGACAGTCTAG
- a CDS encoding dihydrodipicolinate synthase family protein — MSTFEERKEKLFGNHVLLVTPMQPDGTIDRDSTRALVNFVIGKGVHGILALGSTGECFALTDDERREFVTLVTEAAGGRVPIGVGVNHSSADASADLARHAAANGADYIFTTGPYYHPHQAEGVFQHIRHIGASTDLPLMVYDGGAGIEFPLALLKRMADEIPTVFASKLFLPYPAKIAQYSAATQGRLQAWAGQDQLNFLMLLYGALGMTSAASCVVPAEQTRIFEAVRAGRRDEARDLFHGCVGPLNSIAFANVLQYPQCYKTLLKWMGVIEYATCKSVMEPIDDVRTEELRAVALRLGLI, encoded by the coding sequence ATGTCTACATTCGAGGAACGGAAAGAAAAACTCTTCGGCAATCATGTTCTTCTAGTGACGCCGATGCAGCCTGACGGCACCATCGACCGCGATTCCACGCGCGCGCTTGTCAACTTCGTGATCGGCAAGGGTGTGCATGGAATACTTGCTCTTGGCAGCACGGGCGAGTGTTTTGCACTAACCGACGATGAGCGCCGCGAATTTGTGACCTTGGTGACCGAAGCCGCGGGGGGTCGGGTGCCGATCGGCGTGGGAGTCAACCACTCCTCGGCGGACGCGAGTGCGGATCTCGCCCGACATGCAGCGGCGAATGGGGCCGATTACATATTCACCACGGGCCCCTACTATCATCCGCATCAGGCCGAAGGGGTATTCCAGCACATACGCCACATCGGAGCGTCCACTGACCTGCCGCTTATGGTTTATGATGGCGGCGCGGGGATCGAGTTCCCGCTGGCTCTACTGAAGCGAATGGCGGACGAGATACCGACGGTATTTGCATCAAAGCTGTTTCTGCCCTATCCGGCCAAAATTGCCCAGTACAGCGCGGCGACGCAGGGCCGGTTGCAAGCCTGGGCAGGTCAAGACCAATTGAATTTCCTCATGCTGCTCTACGGCGCGCTTGGCATGACTTCGGCTGCAAGCTGCGTCGTGCCGGCCGAGCAGACCCGTATTTTTGAGGCTGTGCGTGCCGGCCGCAGAGACGAGGCGCGCGACCTATTTCACGGTTGCGTTGGCCCGCTGAACAGCATTGCCTTCGCAAATGTCCTGCAATACCCGCAATGCTACAAGACCCTGCTAAAATGGATGGGCGTGATCGAGTACGCCACCTGCAAGTCCGTGATGGAGCCAATTGACGATGTGCGCACCGAAGAATTGCGTGCCGTCGCTCTCCGTCTGGGTCTGATTTGA